The Gloeocapsopsis sp. IPPAS B-1203 region AATATTTAACAGGGCTGAAACAGCGCTTGGATAGCTTAAGCGAACAGTTTGATAAGCGACCTGAAGTGCAGCAACTGGTTAGATTGCAAAACACATTAGCTAAATTACAGGAACTCAACGTATTCATTACTAATACTCAGAATTTAAGTTCAGGTATCAACATTGACAATCCTAGTAGAGATTCTAGTATTAATCAGGCTAGCGAGCCAAACATTACCCCTGAAGAATTTTGGAGACGCTACAATAACGGACAGTATGACTTTACAGGCTATCATCTTGCAAAGATTAATTTAAGTAGTAAATCTTTGAACGCAAAAAACGTAAACTTTAGTCAAGCTAATTTGGTACAAGCCAATCTAAGAAAAGCAAACTTTGCTTTAGTAAACTTTAGCAGTGCTAATCTACAAAATGCAAATCTTTATAAGGCAATACTAGAGCACACTAATTTGAGTGGGGCAAACTTAGAAAAAGCAGACTTACATCAAGCGATTTTTACTAGAACTAATCTTGAACGAGCAAACTTAAGTGAAGCAAACTTGAGGAATATTGATTTATCTTTTCAAGTAAATTTAGAAGAAGCTAATTTAAGCGGAGCAGATCTTAGTAACGGAAATTTACGTCAAGTAAATTTTTTGAATGCAGATTTGAGTAATGCTAATTTAAGTCGAACTATTTTATTTGCTACTCATTTTGAAAGCGCAAATCTCCAAGGCGCGAACCTACATCAAGCAGCTTATGACTTATCTACAGTATTTCCTGATGATTTTAACTTAACAGAATCGGGAGCGTACTTGATTGCTCCCAATACCACTTTACTAAGAGCTAATCTAGCGGGTTACAATATTGCAGAAGTTAATCTGACACAAGCGAACTTACAAGAAGCAAACCTTTATGCCACAAACTTGAGTGGTGCAAATCTGAGTGAAGCCAACTTGAATGGTGCAAACCTCAGGAAAGCAAATTTAAATGGTGCAATTCTACTACAAGCTAACTTAAGTGCAGCTAACTTAAGTGAGACCAATTTAACACATGCAAATTTAATTGCAGCAAATCTGACAGAAGCTAACCTAAGTAGAGCAAGTTTAGACGGCGCAAACCTAATCGCAGCTAATTTGAGTCATGCAAATTTAAAAAACACACATCTTGACAAGATAAACTTTAGTGGTGCGATTTTAGAAGGTGCAAATTTAATTGGGGTTGTGTTTCAAGGAAATCTTAGTGGAGCAGACTTGAGTAGAGCTAATCTATGTGGTGCTAATTTCAGTAATGCTAACTTAAATGCAGCAAATTTCACATCAGCAGATTTGCGTGGGGCAGATTTAAGCAATGCCGATCTTGAAAAAGCAAATTTAATACAGGCGAACTTAAGTGGAGTCAATCTTGCAGGAGCAAACTTGAGTCTAGCGATCATGCCTGATGGCAGCGTTCATGACTGAAAATAATTGCGATCGCTTCCTCGTCGTTGAATACTAAATTGCTAATCTACTGACCATTTATCATCGACCGATGACAGCCTTTCATTTTTTTATTCTTACCCACTTATTTATCTTGATACTGCATAA contains the following coding sequences:
- a CDS encoding pentapeptide repeat-containing protein; amino-acid sequence: MSNKELDPLQQIPSNYQQLNSQIDQLQQQQNVLAKYLTGLKQRLDSLSEQFDKRPEVQQLVRLQNTLAKLQELNVFITNTQNLSSGINIDNPSRDSSINQASEPNITPEEFWRRYNNGQYDFTGYHLAKINLSSKSLNAKNVNFSQANLVQANLRKANFALVNFSSANLQNANLYKAILEHTNLSGANLEKADLHQAIFTRTNLERANLSEANLRNIDLSFQVNLEEANLSGADLSNGNLRQVNFLNADLSNANLSRTILFATHFESANLQGANLHQAAYDLSTVFPDDFNLTESGAYLIAPNTTLLRANLAGYNIAEVNLTQANLQEANLYATNLSGANLSEANLNGANLRKANLNGAILLQANLSAANLSETNLTHANLIAANLTEANLSRASLDGANLIAANLSHANLKNTHLDKINFSGAILEGANLIGVVFQGNLSGADLSRANLCGANFSNANLNAANFTSADLRGADLSNADLEKANLIQANLSGVNLAGANLSLAIMPDGSVHD